Within Celeribacter marinus, the genomic segment TGGTATCTTCAATGCGGTAGACAAGGCGGTAGCCCGCGCTGCGAAGTTTGATTTTGTAGTGGTTTGGCATGCCGTGAAGGCCGTCGGCCACAACATGGGGCTGTGCAAGCCGCTCTTTGAGCTTCTTTTTAAATTGCGATTGCAGCGTTGCA encodes:
- a CDS encoding type II toxin-antitoxin system RelE family toxin — translated: MSYDLQFLPSALKEWHKLGATLQSQFKKKLKERLAQPHVVADGLHGMPNHYKIKLRSAGYRLVYRIEDTTVTVTVVAVGKRERGAVYKSAQKRFDP